The Heterodontus francisci isolate sHetFra1 chromosome 14, sHetFra1.hap1, whole genome shotgun sequence nucleotide sequence CAGGGCCAAATACGTTCCCCTATTGCCAGAGCCTTGATAGCCCTCTTTTAACAATGCTATATCAGGTGTCCAGCTGCTGGTGTAAAGTGGACTATTCTATACTTTAAAGCTTGTTTAATGCATCAGTCGATGAGAAGGGGGCGGGGTCCATTTCTCAAACCCAGGATCAACGTTTTAAAACTCCCTTCTGCCAATCAGCACCCCTTTCTTTGAAGAAGGTTTGCTATTTATGCATCTTTTTTGTTTTTAACAGGATTTTCTTTATCTAAATGCAGAACTGGTACAACTCTGAATGTGTTGTGACTAGTAATGGGGAAGGTGATAGATTCTGTCTGGTACCTACCAGAAGAAAGTTTTGAGTCTCTTCCTATCTTTTCTGACTGCCAGTTTGTTGTCAGCAGCAGACGACTTTGTTTTTGTTTATGAGGGCTATATGGTGCATCAGGAACTATAATATAAAGTTTTAATCCATCTTTTCCATTAACTTCACTCGATAGAATATAAGTGCAAGTAACACCAATTTGTCATGGCTTCAAGACCCAAAGCCAATGTGGGATGGCTTCTTGTCATCAACAGGCAGCATTGGCAAAGATGCCAGAAGAGTGACATGACACAAGTGCCATTAGGTGGTGTGATGGTGGGGGAGGAAGCTAGCTGTCAAGCAAATGCTTGTCCCATAAGGTTAGTGAAGGCCACCTTCATGTGCCTGCTGCTTTGGAAGCAGGGTCTTCTGTCTGCTGGTTAAGCTGCCGATATTCATGTTGAGAACCAATGTCTATCATCTTTAAATGTTGAAAAAGTATTTTTGTCCCTGGAGTAATGTTTTTATATGCTCATGGTTTTGTGATGGGATTCGGTTTCTAAATTGCTTTAAATAGCAATTATCAATCTTGATGGTAGAGTATGTTAATGTTTTGGAGGGTTATACTTTATGCATTCTGTAACATAAGGCAGAAGAGTTTAAGGTAGGTTTTCCACTAGTTGGACTTGTTTGGAGATGTATTTGCACCATTTCTGAAGGCCCATGTTCCACACTTGTAGATCACAAggtaaatgcatttttaaaaattaaaacagaTTAGGTAGCTAAACTGGTATTGATTTGCTGTCATCTCAAAACTGGAATAATTGAAGTACTTAAATTTCCATAAAGCCACAGTCAACAATTCTTCAGTTGATCTGTACATCAAGTGCTGAAGAAAGTACTAAATTATCAAATTTGGGACTGAGTTAGCCCATCTTAATCAGGGACTGGTGGATGTTACAATTGATAGTATCTCGGGGGTAGAATGCAGAAAAATGACCTAGGGTTCACATTCCTATTGACTTTCCAATACTTTCTGGGATGGTATGTTTAGATTCCAGTTGCAGATTGGATTGGGCTTGACTGAGTCCCCTTGTAGTCAAATAATCTGCCAGTTGTCACTCTCTAAACTTGCATATGAAGAAGCCATACCATAATGTGAGTGGGATCGATGagctggcaccactatctggtgtcaTAATCATGTATGAGATGGGGTTAAATGAGGGAATGTTGGGATGTGGTGGTGAATACAAAATTTTACAAATACCACCTATATTTaaacagtgcctttaatgtaataaaacatctctagATGCTTAACAggagtgtttattttattttaattttatttagagatacagcactgaaagaggcccttcggcccactgaccatcaaccacccatttatactaatcctacactaatcccatattcctaccacatccccaccttccctatattcccctaccacctacctatacaaggggcaatttataatggccaatttacctatcaacctgcaagtctttggctgtgggaggaaaccggagcacccggcgaaaacccacacggtcacagggagaacttgcaaactccgcacaagcagtacccagaattgaacccgggtcgacaCTGAACcccatgagatattaggacagatgaacaaaagcttgatcaaagaggtagattttaaggaatctCTTGAAAGaggaaatggagaggtttgagggaattccagatcttggtTTTAAAAGCTattaaaagaaaacagaaaatgctgaaagtattcatcaggtctcgcagcatctgtgaggagagaaATGTTTCAGCGCTGTGACCTTTCATTAAGTTGGCTTCCAGTTTGATTtaaatcataaaagcaaaatactgcggatactggaaatctgaaataaaaacaagaaatgctggaaccactcagcaggtctggcagcatctgtggaaagagaagcagagttaacgtttcgggtcagtgacccttcatcggaactggggaTTTAAATCATGTGTACTTTAGGCATGTTTTAATATGGGGGAAATATTACGAGAAGTTCATTAAATGAAAATGACACTGTGTGGTTTTGGCGAAGTTGCTTTTTGGTGTGTCTAGATCCCTTTGAATGTCGTGATCGTAAATTGACGTAGTTACGCATCCCTATTTAAGCTTTAAGTAACATGGAATTGTAATAGGCTCCTTCTATTTTGCAATTTACGGTATTTTGGATTGGGTAGTTGCTAATCCTAGATCGCGTTGCCTTTGGGCATGAAGTGTTTATTTTTTAACTAGCTGGTGGTTTTACAGATTCCACCATTGAGACCAATTTTGCTCTTCTCTCCCAGCTCGACACGTTGCACACTATGGTAGATCGGACGGTGCACGTGTGCAGACTTGTCGCTCTGTTCCACGTGGGACTGTACAACTTGCTGCTTCACCAGTGTAATTAAGGATGCTGTATTCAGGCTTGCGCTTTCATCTAACCAAACCTGGGCATACGTTTGAGATCAGTTGTGATTACGGAAGAGAAAATCTTTGTTTCATTGGATTTATGCAATTGGATTAACTATTGATTTTTTTTAACCCGATGCCGCCGCCTTGACGTCACTCAATATTTTATACACGTGATGTCGGTAATAGTTGTTTCTTGTATTTTGATTTTGTGGAAGGGGCGGGATGGAGTAGTATTACGGAAAACAGCTGGATATTTTCGAGTTACGTTTGCTTGACTCATTGTCCAATTTCTAGCGGCTTGTTGAACTTTTGCATATAATGTTTGTACATAGTGTTGCCACGTCAGAAGGTGCTAATGAGTAAGGTTTGTTTTGGAATGTGGAATTTGGCATTTAACTACACGTAACTTTTCACGACGGTGTGTACAAATTCTATTAATACCGGAATCGactttttgaaaaaaaattaaaacatttaCAGTTTACATTGGTCGAAGCCCCAAAACCAGTGGAATTCCTTTGAACTGCTAGCGTTCATTTAAGAACAAACGGCAGCCAGTTTCCATATAACAAGGACCTATATAAAATAATTAATTATATGACCAAATAATCTCTCATTGTTGGTATTAGTTTAGGGCAAGATTAGCCAGAATAGGGCCATTGGATGTCGGCCACCCAAGCAGGCTTCGATTTAACATCTCAAGTCTTTttcatggaacttgaacccataactCTTTCTTGAAGTGAGTGTTATCAACTGAGCCAagctttaaaaaaacattttaataGTTTTCACATTTTAAACATACCATATAATATATATAAATGTTTGTTTTAATTGCTGATGAGTTAAAATGAAGATGctactttttcatgtttgtgttttcaGAGTTTGCTGTCCAAGGCAAGGGTTAGGAGTTGCCTGAGCTCCAGCTCAGTAAGGCGCCGGGGAGGGGCCCTGTTCAGGAATGTTGAGCAGTCGGAGAGAATGCCATGCGACTACAACAGGAATAAACCCCCACATGTCAACATTAACCCCTTCACTCCAGACTCTTTGTACATCCACTCTTCATCTGTGCAGTGCCGAAGGAGGAAAAGGACATATTGGGATGGGTACATATTCCATTTTCCAGTTATTGATTTGATACAACTCTGGCAAATTTACAATTTACAAATTTTGTGCAAGTGAAATTCTCAAGATTTGGAAGCTATATTTTTACCTGCCATGACCTTCTGTTCAGTGTGAATTTAAACGCTATTTTAGTGCCTGTTCTCTCTCAACAATTCATTAACAGATGTTTTAGCTATAAATTAGATGTAAAAATATAAGGCATCTTGACATGGCCAATTCAACAATGTCTGTTCTGTTTTGTGTTTGACAGCTCTGACATCTTAAGTGGCATTTTGTATTTACTAAATGGTTTTAAAGTACTTTTTCATTGCACTCAAATAGTTACCTCATAATGTTGCTCAAATTTATTTTTTTTTGGAAGTCTCGTTTTGCAATTGATTCTGATTGTGCCCcagtgcagtattttccttttttttttcacCTCTGGACACACTCACTTTCTCAGTTAACTTAAATTTAATTTCTCTTGCTGTTGCTTTTTTTTTCATACTATTTGCCTCTCCTTTTGCAAGGAAAATAGTTAGGCTTTCTCTTTTAAAATCATTCATAGTTCCTGTGATGTTGatcaagtcatagaatcatacagcatagaaaggaGGGCTGTCGTGATTGTGTTGGCTTTTTTTGAAAGTGCtaaccaattagttccactcctacAAATTTTTCATTTTAAAATATGTATCCACTTTAATTTTGAAAGCTGCTATGAATCTGCTATGAAacatttcaggcagtgtattccagatcataacataacactctctcccactgacctttttgccaattatcttaaatctgtcctctggttactgacccttctagtggaaacagtttcttcatcTCACCTGCTCTGTCCAAATCCCTAAATTTTAAACTCCACTAATGGCctgaattttgcagtcagcagcgaagGAACAGCACTCGCTGTTTCCCCCTCCCTCACAGCTACCGCCAAGTTTTTTTTCTGGATTTAGAGCAGAGATATAATCTGGCATTCGTTCCAGTGTGATACCCTCTACAGGGCATGTGTGGTTTGTGGGAGCAAGAAAAGAAGCAttgaggctcttcaaccaatcaactTGAAGAATCCTCACTAAGACATGTAGTCTAAACCAGGGAGTATAAAGGCAGAAGTATAAAtttagatttaaatcatgtacagaaagtggaATAAAGATTAGGGAAGATAAATGGGGTTAAGAGATGACAGACTGGGGAAGAAaaagtatatatatttttttttaagtcTCCACTAATTAACTTCTGAAGGAATGCAACATTCTATTTGTAAAATCACATTTTCAGGGCCAAAGAGGTTGTTTGGAAATAATTATCACTTATCAGATTGTTAAATTCATTCATTTCTGAATGCACCAGCAGAGGAACTACTGGGCAAGTACCCCAAGTTCACGCCATTGCAAGTCTTTCAATGCTAAGTCTGTCGGTGAGAACTGTTAGAGTACACCAGTGACTTATAAAAAATTTACCACCACTTCCTTGGTTTTGTATTctgtgcttctatttatgaagtatCGGATCCATTTATGTATTTTTTAAtggctttatcaacttgtccttccatctatgttgcTGTAAAAGCATTTTCAACATTATGCATGCATCTGTTACTTTCCCCAATCTGACTGCATATTTTTTCTAGTCGTGATTGAGTGTTTATTTTGTGTATTAACAAATGAGATGACTTGCCAGGATTGGAACTTGCAATCTACAGCTAGAGTCAGGCTATTGGATCATGGAGCATAGGATCGATGCTGAGTCTAGGGAAATGGGGAGGTTGGACTTGTTAGCAGGAGACTGAGTAACTGACGTGGTGAGAGGTTAGGGAATATGAAGATGGTGAATGTCTTTGAGCGAGGAAGAATGTTTTAGGTCAAAAAAAATTGTAAATTTGTGTTTAGGCTATTTATCATGGTGTTACTGTTGTACAAGAAATACAAAATTTATGCCATTTATATGAAGCAGTGACATATATGTAGAGATTTTTGCATAGAAAAACATTCCAAGATATTTTAGAGGCAAACATGAAAAGTAATAGATGCCAAGCCATGGAAGGAGAGTTGACAAACACGAGATGGGGGCACTGGGAAAATGGGTTTTCAGCTAGCTTTGAAGTTGATGAAAAGTAGGAAGAGAGCCCCAGCCATTGGGATCAAACTAGTTTAGGATGTTGGAACTGAAAGGGAGTTGAGAACTAAAGGGTGTGGGGAGACGTGAGGCTGGTGAAGGTTGCAAAGAAAAAAGCACTAGTAGCATCTGAGAAGGAATTGAAATTCAATACTTTGAAGCTGGGAGCCAGTGAGAATGGGGGCAATGATTTTGCAGGACAGGGTATGGAGTTTCAAGTGAGTAAGTTTTCAGATGGAGGGAGGACATTGGATAAATTTAGATGTGAAGTGAAATAGGGATAAAGGTGGGTGATGTGTCGGTGGAAGCTATCTTGATGTGGATAGAATGTGATAATCTGGCTGGAGTTACATGCCTTTGAAGTATTTTTAATGAAAAAGAAAGTCTTGTTTTTATGTAATGCTTTTTGAGACCGTTGGATGTCtccaagtgctttatagccaatgaagtacttttgaagtgtagtcacttgtaatgtaggaaatacagcagccaatttgtgcacagcaaactctatcaaacaacaatgtaataatcCCCAAATTACGAGGGAGAAGAAATCTAACTTATTTTTGCACAGGGCCAAGAAAATTGCTTCAACTATGACAACTGATTTCATGCACCCCATACATATTCTACAGCACGTACTTGGTGATCTGTGAAAGGGAAAATGCTATTCTTggtcattttatttttaatttttaacaAACCCATTTGTTCTAAATTTGCTTTATATATACAAAACCTCCTATCATTGTCCATGATAATCATGTTTATATAATATAAATGTTTGCATGCTTCTTGGTGTTGTAATCTAATTGTTTTAGGTTTCCATGCAGAGAGATGATGGACGGAAGTGATGGAGAGCTTGATGATGAAAGCATTCGGCCAGCAAAGGTAACAACAAAATGCTTGTTTGATATAGCATACTATGTGTAAATTAGGTAACGCGAAGAAACTGAGATTTTAAAGTTCAACCAGAATGTAGTCGTGGTGATGTtagaaaaataaaataaagaactGTTGCACTGTTTAGTTCAGATCAGGAGAGAGTGCAGTCATGTGCCAGCCTGTGGTGATGTATCTTTTGATTGCTCCAATATCTTGATGGCAGTTTTTAGACAGTTTTACATGGATATTGCTTTCCTGTTCTCTGAATTGAGCAAGTGATTTAATACTTCAAAAAAAGACTGGAAGCAATTGCAGATCTGATTAGCTGCTTGCAAACTATAATCGAGGAGTAAGATAAATCAGAGGATTATGCTGGTACCTTCAGTACagatgtttgcaagaactgcacacAAGATCTTCATGGAAAGTATATTATGTGAACAGCAACACCACCAGTAGTCAGTCTTGTGTTGATATTTAAAGGGGCACTAATTTCATTAAAGCACGCGTGACAAACCTTTTTGTTTGAAGTGAAGAGTCACACTTTAGTCATGTGTGGTGTGGGCCGATGCAATTTGTAATGCAAAGGTTTGCTGAGGACTGTTCATTTTAAGCAGTGTCAATAATTGAAGTAGGCCGATGTGCCTTTACAGATGGCTTTGCAATTTTGGCGAGGGAAAATTAAATTATTTTGGAAGACATGAGTGACTGATATTAGTTTGAGCCAAGCTCCAGTGATATGTCCAAAACTTTATATTGATTAAATTTGGTCAAAGAATTTCAACTGGCTTAAAATGCACATGCATATCTTTGCCTTTGTATTACTGAACTGTCTTGCATTTGAGTTGAAATAAATGAATTTATGTTTAACAAATTAAAATCCTGAAACTTAATGCTGAAATTGCTCTCTGGAAATTAGTCATAATCACAATTGGGAACCAATTTAAGTTTCTAAGTTGTATCAGCAAAGAATGTTGATTAGAATTTTATTAATGTGCCGCATTTAAGTTTAGATCAAGATTGGATTTGACTTATTGCCACATCTATAGAATCGACAATACGTAGGCACTTTGACGATTTTCACTTGACTTCATTTACACATTAAACAACCCTAAATCCAGTCGTGTTTAGCCTGACTATTACTCATATTTGCTGCCTAGAATACAATATTTTTGAAGCTACTTATGCCTTGGTTTTATTTCATACTTTTgaaatagagaattccaatcactgAAAGTAATATGAAGTCACGATACACAACAGAATTCCATGAATTGGAGAAGATTGGATCTGGAGAGTTTGGTTCAGTTTTTAAGTGTGTGAAGAGACTCGATGGTTGTATTTATGCAATAAAACGCTCAAAGAAACCATTAGCAGGTTCAGTTGATGAGTAAGTAATTTCAATGTTAGTTTGAAATTTGTGGTTGCTCTGTGCCCATAAACCATAAAAATTAAATTTTACCTAGATTTGTTCTGACACCCACTTctcaaacaggaaagaggagaatccaACTTCTGGTTatattttctccctttctctggtgCTATGGAACTGTTTTCATCAGTGTTCTGATTATATATTTCATTCAATGACTTCTGGTATTGGGTTTCTATAGTGATTTTTAAGGAATTCTtgcgtaacaagcaaagtggataatggggatccggtagatgttgtatatctggacttccagaaggcatttaataaggtgccacacaaaaggttaataaacaagctaagatcacatggggttaggggcaatttattagcttggatagaggattggccaacCAACCGAAaacagttgggataaatgggtctttttctgattgacaagatgtaactagtggggtgccacagggttcggtccttgtgccccaactatttacaatctatactaatgacttggatgcagggataaaaggtactatagccaaatttgcagatgacactaaaataggtgggatagtaagttgcaataaagaaataagaaatttacaaatggatatggataggttaggtgaatgggccaaaatttggcagatggagtttaacatggataagtgagaggttatccattttggtcagaagaataggaaggcaaattattatctaaatgaagAGCAACTttagaatgcttcggtgcagagggatctgggtgtcctcgtgaatgaattgcagaaagctagtatgcaggtacagcaggtaataaggaaggcaaatggaattttggcatttattgctaaaggaatagaatataaaagtagggaagtgttgcaactgtacaaggcattagtgagactgcacctggagtattgcgtacagttttggtccccttactagaggagggatgtagttgcattggaggcagttcagaggaggttcaccagattgattccagggatgaggggtttgtcttatgaagagattgagcagtttaggcctttactctctggagtttagaagagtgagaggagatctaattgaggtatataagatggttaagaggattgacaaagtagacgtagagaggatgtttcctcttgtggggcatttCTAGAACGAGAGATCATAATTTTTGGATAAGGGCTAGCAGGTTTAAaacagatgagaaattacttctctcaaagggtcgtgagtctgtggaattcactaccccagactgCAGTGGATGTCGGGACAttcagtaaatttaaggaggaaatagatttttaattagcaatgggttaaagggttatggagaacaggcaggaaaatggagttgaggccgagatgagatcagccatgatcgtattgaatggcggagcaggcacgagggactgaattgcctattcctgctcctagttcttatgaccttatgaagaAAGCTAATGTCTGATAAATGTAACTCCTTTTTCTAGCCTTCATTCTTAATCAGACTGAAGACCAAGATAGAAAGATAAACACCTGAGACATCATAATCTATCCTTTTTCTCTTTACTGATGCTGACTGCAATGCTGTgcttttccaggattttctgtcttgatttcatttttttttatatagacAGAATGCTCTAAGGGAAGTGTATGCACATGCAGTGCTCGGACAGCACACTCATGTAGTTCGTTATTATTCGGCCTGGGCAGAAGATGACCATATGCTCATACAAAATGAGTACTGTAATGGTAAGTTCTTTAATTCAAATATAATTTAGGTTAATTATATTTAGTACTGTCATGTTCTAAAGAAAATATGCCTGCTTACATGCAAGCTTTTAGAAGCTTAACCGATAATTGGAATATTCTAAGCAATATTTTGTCTACTGTTCCGTTTTGAAGGTGGAAGCCTATCTGACGCGATAGCAGAAAATTACAGGAACCGACGGTACTTTAATGAACCAGAGCTGAGGGACCTATTATTACAGGTTGCTCGTGGTCTAAAATATATTCACAGTATGTCTCTAGTACATATGGATATAAAGCCAAGTAAGTATcaagatcccttatttttaataaATGCATGCTTTACTATTTCTATCCACCTTTAACCCCCTTTCCTGTAATTAAAGGAGAAAAATGGCAAAGTACAATTTTCTAGAATTTTTCAGTTACCTTTTGGTGAGCTGGGTATCCATAAAtgtaaactcatccaaaactctactacaTGTATTCTAACACTCACCAAGTGCTATTCATCAATCACCCCAGTGACCTACATTGACCTCTGATCCAGAAACACCTTGCATAAAATTCTCATTGTTATCTTATTTCTCCATGGCCtctgcctccctatctctgtagcctcctccagcattAGAGCCATCCATGGTTTgcacctccaattttggcctcttttgcatccccaGTTTTCACTGCTGAATcattgttggctgtgccttcaactatcTAGGCTTTAAGTTCTGGAATTGCCTTGCTAAACCTCTACAGCtctttcctctcctcctttaaaacattccataaaacctatctctttgaccaaactttttgtcCCTTGTACTCGTAAGTGACTGTGAAACTATCTGGGATGATTTACTATAttaaaagtgcgatataaatgcaagttattagtgTGGAAATCCATCATTATGCTTGGAATCGCCAAATCAAGCCATTGAGAAATCTAAACCTGTAGACTT carries:
- the wee1 gene encoding wee1-like protein kinase isoform X3; amino-acid sequence: MSSLLSKARVRSCLSSSSVRRRGGALFRNVEQSERMPCDYNRNKPPHVNINPFTPDSLYIHSSSVQCRRRKRTYWDGFPCREMMDGSDGELDDESIRPAKRIPITESNMKSRYTTEFHELEKIGSGEFGSVFKCVKRLDGCIYAIKRSKKPLAGSVDEQNALREVYAHAVLGQHTHVVRYYSAWAEDDHMLIQNEYCNGGSLSDAIAENYRNRRYFNEPELRDLLLQVARGLKYIHSMSLVHMDIKPSNIFISKKLVTNSVADEMDDDDCILSTNIVYKIGDLGHVTCVSNPHVEEGDSRFLANEVLQEDYRHLLKADIFALALTVISAAGAEPLPTNGEKWHEIRQGKLPTIPQTHSQEFLDLLKLMLHPDPEKRPTAGALIRHSVLLPTARKSADQLRLELNAEKFKNALLQKELKKAQMAKAAAEERVLFTDRMTTRSTVQSNRSTRIIGKKINRSVSLTIY